The proteins below are encoded in one region of Silene latifolia isolate original U9 population chromosome 2, ASM4854445v1, whole genome shotgun sequence:
- the LOC141642317 gene encoding endochitinase CH25-like, whose amino-acid sequence MLVAKIVLVYTLILFLSNKTSAFQCGSQAEGALCREGLCCSKWGWCGTDENYCGESNCQSQCPPPPPPFPPAPPLFPENLSRLVTEEIFNYILMNRDNVACPARRFYTRQAFLTAAESFPEFGNTGIVPFRAKEVAAFFAHTSHATNGKAVGDEKEDYTWGYCIKKAESTNDESFCVPSTEYPCFPGKKYYGRGPFLLSYNILYGRAGEALGLDLLRFPELVELDPVVAFKTAIWFWMTSPHSPTPSCHRLPTRTWIPSSEDVSNGRFFGFGITTNIINGPSECGRGQDPRVANRIAFYQRYTNVFRTDPGFHLDCYSQRPFDHTWYPIEKPTLSSLPSTAAM is encoded by the exons atgTTAGTAGCAAAAATAGTGCTTGTCTACACACTCATACTATTTCTTTCTAACAAAACTTCAGCCTTTCAATGTGGCTCTCAAGCAGAAGGTGCCCTTTGCCGAGAAGGACTTTGCTGCAGTAAATGGGGCTGGTGCGGCACCGATGAGAATTACTGTGGAGAAAGTAACTGTCAATCTCAGTGCCCTCCTCCGCCACCGCCTTTTCCACCAGCACCGCCCCTGTTTCCGGAGAATCTAAGTCGGTTGGTAACGGAAGAGATATTCAATTACATACTGATGAACCGTGACAATGTCGCGTGCCCTGCTCGTAGGTTTTACACTCGTCAAGCTTTTCTGACTGCTGCCGAGTCTTTCCCTGAATTTGGGAATACAGGAATTGTTCCTTTTCGTGCGAAAGAAGTGGCCGCGTTTTTCGCTCATACTTCTCATGCTACCAATG gaaaagcAGTAGGGGATGAAAAAGAGGATTATACGTGGGGGTATTGCATCAAAAAAGCCGAGAGTACAAATGATGAATCGTTCTGTGTTCCATCCACGGAGTACCCTTGTTTTCCAGGAAAGAAGTATTATGGCCGCGGACCATTCTTACTTTCCTA CAACATTCTATATGGAAGGGCCGGAGAAGCGCTAGGGTTGGACCTTCTTAGATTCCCGGAGCTTGTAGAATTGGATCCGGTTGTTGCCTTCAAGACCGCTATATGGTTTTGGATGACCTCTCCGCATTCCCCAACTCCATCTTGCCACAGGCTCCCAACAAGGACATGGATTCCAAGTAGTGAAGATGTGTCCAATGGCCGGTTCTTCGGGTTTGGTATTACTACAAATATTATAAATGGGCCATCCGAATGTGGGCGTGGACAAGACCCAAGGGTTGCAAACCGCATCGCGTTTTACCAAAGGTATACCAATGTATTTAGAACAGACCCTGGCTTCCATCTCGATTGCTATTCCCAACGACCTTTCGATCATACTTGGTACCCCATAGAGAAGCCGACTTTGTCTTCACTACCCTCTACCGCGGCAATGTAA
- the LOC141642315 gene encoding protein tesmin/TSO1-like CXC 2 yields MDTPERNQIGTPLNKIEESPFSNFANSLSPINAVKTIHVSQTFSSLSFTSPPSVFTSPHVSLQKESRFLRRHQTLDTVKAQCSNDEGNKPSEAERETSPDQQPNNSTSAEAVGEGVPCNESSTEPLCGLSDPRPLTYDCGSPDYRKAGSSIMTSSMALVPFVPGPSTRGSFGAEIKSPEVNHDNEETGCDWESLISCSTNLFVFDSPNDTETRKGPFRKSLEEETNVYASLLSRFQSDDANGVQASCQATSASYNEVHETMGLSTQPTENELQQFDQPPEDLVITNVNEYFAGETGEKPGNKNFNGLYRGIRRRCLTFEMARPKKSVDGVPFVSSLSSLQNGENCVSASKHPVTPQGDSSRCMFPGIGLHLNALAAASKDCGIAYQEMISPTSQEPLSKPSASASFEKDGGPSETGAELMEEFAQLNSNSPKKKRRKFEDGEGESCKRCNCKKSKCLKLYCECFAAGVYCVEPCSCQDCFNKPIHEDVVLATRKQIESRNPLAFAPKVIRTSDPAQEIGEDSTKTPASARHKRGCNCKKSSCLKKYCECYQGGVGCSINCRCEGCKNAFGRKDGSTFLAIEPETEEELVSEKRIINKSLDLPGFRNDDSKSSEFTLPKTPLSHFRQPVPGQTSSKGKPPRSSLLTITSSSSLHPNEGQGRTTFVTCESKIEKQYQNVTENEIPNVLQISSPPRSALKTLSPNSKRISPPQQGKGQSPKLRTSRKLILQSIPSFPSLTPGR; encoded by the exons ATGGATACTCCTGAGAGGAATCAGATCGGTACCCCACTTAATAAAATCGAG GAGTCTCCATTTTCAAACTTTGCTAATAGTCTTTCTCCAATAAATGCTGTGAAGACGATACATGTGTCTCAGACATTCAGCTCGCTTAGTTTTACATCGCCTCCATCTGTTTTCACATCACCGCATGTGAGCCTGCAGAAGGAGTCTAGGTTCTTAAGAAG GCACCAGACATTAGATACAGTAAAAGCACAGTGTTCAAATGATGAAGGAAACAAACCATCCGAAGCTGAACGGGAAACCAGTCCTGATCAGCAGCCTAACAATTCAACAAGTGCAGAAGCTGTGGGTGAAGGCGTTCCGTGTAATGAAAGTTCTACAGAGCCACTCTGTGGTCTTTCAGACCCACGGCCTCTTACTTACGATTGTGGAAGTCCTGATTATAGGAAAGCAGGTTCTTCCATTATGACATCATCAATGGCCCTTGTACCATTTGTTCCAGGCCCTTCTACTAGGGGATCATTTGGTGCTGAAATAAAGTCGCCGGAGGTGAATCATGACAACGAAGAGACAGGATGTGATTGGGAGAGTTTAATCTCTTGCAGTACTAATCTTTTTGTTTTTGATTCACCTAATGACACGGAAACTAGAAAAGGACCATTCCGAAAGTCATTAGAAGAAGAAACCAATGTTTATGCCTCTCTCTTATCGCGCTTCCAATCTGATGACGCCAATGGCGTTCAAGCTTCATGTCAAGCCACTTCAGCTAGTTATAATGAAGTTCACGAAACAATGGGTCTATCAACTCAACCCACAGAGAATGAGTTGCAGCAGTTTGACCAGCCACCTGAAGATTTGGTAATTACAAATGTGAACGAGTATTTTGCTGGTGAAACTGGTGAAAAACCAGGAAATAAG AATTTCAATGGTTTATACAGAGGAATAAGACGGCGATGCCTTACTTTTGAGATGGCAAGACCTAAGAAGAGCGTAGATGGCGTTCCCTTTGTTAGTTCTCTGTCTTCATTGCAAAATGGAGAAAACTGTGTTTCCGCAAGCAAGCACCCAGTCACACCTCAAGGCGATTCCTCTAGGTGCATGTTTCCAGGTATTGGTCTGCACTTGAATGCGTTAGCAGCTGCTTCAAAGGACTGCGGAATTGCCTACCAAGAAATGATTTCTCCAACAAGTCAAGAGCCTCTTAGTAAACCTTCAGCTTCAGCCTCTTTCGAAAAAGATGGGGGTCCTTCAGAAACTGGAGCTGAATTAATGGAAGAGTTTGCGCAGCTGAATTCAAATAGTCCAAAGAAGAAGAG GCGAAAATTTGAAGATGGTGAAGGCGAATCTTGTAAACGCTGCAACTGCAAAAAGTCAAAGTGCTTAAAACT TTATTGTGAATGCTTTGCTGCTGGTGTTTATTGCGTGGAGCCATGTTCGTGTCAAGACTGTTTCAACAAGCCAATTCACGAAGATGTTGTTCTTGCAACTCGCAAGCAGATTGAATCTCGCAACCCACTTGCATTTGCTCCTAAAGTTATTAGGACCTCAGATCCTGCTCAAGAAATCGGG GAAGACTCAACCAAAACGCCTGCTTCAGCACGTCATAAGCGAGGTTGCAACTGCAAGAAATCAAGTTGTCTGAAAAAATATTGCGAATGTTATCAG GGTGGCGTTGGATGCTCCATTAATTGCAGATGCGAGGGATGTAAAAACGCGTTTGGTAGAAAGGATG GTTCTACGTTCCTTGCAATTGAACCCGAAACAGAAGAGGAACTAGTTTCTGAGAAAAGAATAATAAATAAAAGCTTAGATCTTCCTGGATTCCGCAATGATGATAGCAAGAGTTCTGAATTTACCCTTCCTAAGACACCTTTAAGTCATTTCAG GCAACCAGTTCCGGGACAAACTTCCTCAAAGGGAAAGCCACCAAGATCGTCTTTACTCACTATTACTTCATCCTCTTCCTTGCATCCTAACGAAGGACAAGGAAGAACGACATTTGTGACTTGTGAATCCAAGATTGAGAAGCAATACCAAAATGTTACAGAAAACGAAATACCTAACGTCCTTCAAATCAGCAGTCCACCCAGAAGTGCCCTAAAGACATTGTCTCCAAATAGCAAGAGGATATCTCCTCCTCAACAAGGCAAGGGACAATCCCCTAAACTTAGGACCAGTCGTAAGTTGATCCTCCAAtcaattccttcatttccttcgCTCACTCCTGGACGTTAG